A window of Aequoribacter fuscus genomic DNA:
TGAGTGAAGTGAAGCCGCATGTAATGGATGAATTGCGCGACAGTACGTTTCGTGCGCGCATGACAGGTAAGATATTTCCGACTCAGCTAGAGGCTTTTGAAACACTGCGTCGAGCATGAGTTCAGCTCAAACTTTCAATTTTACGGTACAGGGTCCGAAGGCTGATGCCTGCGTGTTTCGCGGCAGCCTTCTTATCGCCCTGATGCGCTTCTAGTAGCTCTGCAAAATATCGACGCTCGAGTTCTGCCAGAGAGTAATGCGTTAACTTGCTGTTCGGATCGCTAAGCTTTTCGATCCCACCCATGGCGATGGCTCGCTCTTTGAGAAGACGGTTAATGAGATCCTGAGCCAGGACGTTGCCATCGTTAAGCACTGAGGCCCGCAACAAGAAATTTCTGAGTTCACGTATGTTGCCAGGCCAATCCGCCTCTTCTAAAAGGCTCTGCGCGGCTTGCGTTAGGTGGTATCGATTTCTTGGTCCAAGGCTTTCGAGTATCGAGTCGGCAATGACGGGGATATCCGAACGCCTGTCGGTAAGCCTCGGCATGTGAATCGGGAATACGTTGATTCGATAATATAAGTCTAAGCGAAAAGCCCCCTCTTGCACGCGCCGCCAAAGATCGTGATGAGTGGCGCAGATCAACCGAAAATCGGTGTGCTTTGATTCGCTTGATCCGATCGGGCGGTAGCTACCTGTTTCAATGAGTCGGAGTAACTTCACCTGCAAGTTGAGTGGAATATCCCCTACTTCATCTAAAAAGAGTGTTCCTCCGTCAGCTGCAGAAGCCAGACCTTGGCGTTCAAAATTGGCGCCGGTAAAGGCCCCCTTAGTGTGACCGAAGAGCTCGCTTTCAAAGAGTGTCTCAGTTAAGCCTGAGCATTCGAGCGTGACCATGGGGCGCTTACTGCGACCGCTTTGCTGATGAATGGCTTGAGCGATGACCTCCTTGCCCGTGCCTGACTCGCCGAGTAATACAACGGCGATATCGCTGTCTGCCACTCTGCTTACTTGGCTGAGTACCTGACGGAAAGCTGGGTGACTACCTGCGACTTTTACCGGCTCGTGCGTGGTCACTTTGTTCTCGACCGATCGTAGCACTTCGACGAAGTGAGTCACGTTCCCACTGTCATCACGAATCGGTGTCATTTCAACGTCGACGTACTCGCGTCCTCTGGGTGTGTGATGCACATGCAGCACGCGAGTTTTTTTACCTGATGCCCGAGCTTGACGCATGGGGCAATCCTCTCCTGACTGATCACAGGGTTTGTCATAGCCGTGCGATACCGCATAACACTTCGGGGAATTCGTCAGATCGAGCTGACCGAAGGCGGACTCGTAAGCCGCGTTAGTTGCTTCTATCTCGTAATCTTTGGAAACAACAATAGCCGGAAGCTCGATGACATCGAGTAGATCTTTTGGGTTGGTGAGAGTGGATTTCATGCCAATAGTGTCACTTATTTTGTCATTTTTGACAAGGCGCCCGAGTCGCTTTGCGTCATTTTTGACCCACTCGCGTAGCGCGCGTGTAAGGCACTGTTTTTTAACCAGTTTTAATATTGTGAATTGATCCCCAGAAGTGGCACGGTTTTCGCATTGATTGAACGGAAACTCCATTCATACTCATAGAGGTACGTTATGAACCCATTGCCATTTGAGCTTCAAACGACTCATTATCCTGAAGTCGTACCGTTTTATGACGACGACACGAATACGTTTTCATATGTTGTGTATCAGAGGGGCGATTCGCGATGCGCAGTGATTGATTCCGTGCTGGATCTGGATTATCCGTCGGGCACGGTAACCACGGTTGGCGTGCAGCGTATTATTGATTACATCGAGAAGCATCAGCTTGAGCTTGAATGGATTGTCGAGACCCATGTGCACGCGGATCACCTGTCAGCGGCGCCAGTATTGCAGGAGCGCTTGGGGGGCAAGCTGGTCATCGGTAAGAACATCCAAGTCGTGCAGGAGACGTTCGGAAAAGTGTTCAACGAGGGGACTGAATTTAAACGCGACGGTTCACAATTCGATGTATTGGTCGAAGACGGTGAGGAACTCACTATGGGGGACCTGCAGATTAAGGTATTGCACACGCCCGGACATACGCCTGCGTGCATGACCTACATCATTGGTGATGCCGTGTTTGTCGGCGACACATTATTCATGCCCGATGGCGGTACGGCTCGCGTTGATTTTCCCGGCGGCGACGCAAGAACTCTGTATCGGTCCATAAAGCGTGTGCTCTCGTTGCCAGAGAATTTCCGCTTGTTTATGTGCCACGATTACTGCCCAAATGGTCGGGCTCTTGAGTATCAAACCACGGTGGCGGCCGAGAAAAAAAGCAATATTCATGTGAACGACAAGATCAGTGAGGACGAATTTGTCGCCATGCGTGAGGCGCGCGATGCGACCTTAGGTATGCCGCGTTTGATTTTGCCCTCGCTTCAGGTGAACATGAGAGCGGGTCATATGCCGCCGGCCGATAGTGACGGTAGAGTCTTTTTGAAACTACCTGTTAACGCCTTTGTATAATCATAATTCTAAGGGGACGTACTATGAAAACTGCAACCATTAATGACAAGCTGTCTCTCTCTGACCAATTGCTCATCAGCGACATCGCTGATTTGGCGTCGAGTGGCGTGAAAACCATTATTTGTAACCGTCCAGATGGTGAGGACAGTGATCAGTTGACTTTCACCGAAATCCAAGCCGCTGCCGCTCAGTATGGGATTATCGCTATTCATCAAGCGATCACGCCCGGGCAGATCTCAGGCGAACAAGTCGACGCATTTAGGCAGGCGGTTGACGCAGCGGATGGTAAGGTGCATGCCTATTGCCGCACTGGCACGCGGTCGATCACATTGTGGTCCTTAAGTGAGGCGAGAACAGGCGTGCCAGCGGCGACTCTGATTGAGCGCGCAGAGAGCGTGGGCTATGACTTAAGTGGTATGGCTGAGAAATTTGCAGCGGCGAATCCGGATGCGCCTAGGGCCCCTACTCCTAAGGAGTATGACGTAGTCATTGTTGGT
This region includes:
- a CDS encoding sigma-54 interaction domain-containing protein, with product MKSTLTNPKDLLDVIELPAIVVSKDYEIEATNAAYESAFGQLDLTNSPKCYAVSHGYDKPCDQSGEDCPMRQARASGKKTRVLHVHHTPRGREYVDVEMTPIRDDSGNVTHFVEVLRSVENKVTTHEPVKVAGSHPAFRQVLSQVSRVADSDIAVVLLGESGTGKEVIAQAIHQQSGRSKRPMVTLECSGLTETLFESELFGHTKGAFTGANFERQGLASAADGGTLFLDEVGDIPLNLQVKLLRLIETGSYRPIGSSESKHTDFRLICATHHDLWRRVQEGAFRLDLYYRINVFPIHMPRLTDRRSDIPVIADSILESLGPRNRYHLTQAAQSLLEEADWPGNIRELRNFLLRASVLNDGNVLAQDLINRLLKERAIAMGGIEKLSDPNSKLTHYSLAELERRYFAELLEAHQGDKKAAAKHAGISLRTLYRKIESLS
- a CDS encoding MBL fold metallo-hydrolase — protein: MNPLPFELQTTHYPEVVPFYDDDTNTFSYVVYQRGDSRCAVIDSVLDLDYPSGTVTTVGVQRIIDYIEKHQLELEWIVETHVHADHLSAAPVLQERLGGKLVIGKNIQVVQETFGKVFNEGTEFKRDGSQFDVLVEDGEELTMGDLQIKVLHTPGHTPACMTYIIGDAVFVGDTLFMPDGGTARVDFPGGDARTLYRSIKRVLSLPENFRLFMCHDYCPNGRALEYQTTVAAEKKSNIHVNDKISEDEFVAMREARDATLGMPRLILPSLQVNMRAGHMPPADSDGRVFLKLPVNAFV